A window of Fictibacillus halophilus contains these coding sequences:
- a CDS encoding GNAT family N-acetyltransferase translates to MEIKDIFSNLPTLETERLLLRKITLEDAQDMLQYGSDAEVSRYVTWEAHRTLEDTKKFIQFVLTKYEKGELAPWGIVLKETNELIGTIDFVSWQINHKTAEIGYVIAQKYWGQGITTEAGKEILRYGFQNMHLERIQARCFVENGGSERVMKKLGMSYEGTLRKAMFAKGEHQDLNVYSILKVEFELLY, encoded by the coding sequence TTGGAAATTAAAGATATTTTTTCGAACTTACCAACATTAGAAACAGAGCGTCTTCTTTTAAGAAAAATAACATTAGAGGATGCACAAGATATGCTTCAATATGGATCCGATGCTGAGGTTTCACGCTATGTGACTTGGGAAGCGCACCGAACATTAGAGGATACAAAGAAATTTATCCAGTTTGTATTAACAAAATATGAAAAAGGTGAATTAGCACCTTGGGGAATTGTACTAAAAGAAACCAACGAATTGATTGGTACGATTGACTTTGTCTCATGGCAGATCAATCATAAAACAGCTGAGATTGGTTATGTAATCGCACAAAAATACTGGGGTCAAGGCATCACGACTGAAGCGGGTAAGGAAATTCTGAGATACGGTTTTCAAAACATGCATTTAGAACGGATTCAGGCAAGATGCTTTGTAGAGAACGGTGGATCTGAAAGAGTTATGAAAAAATTGGGGATGAGCTATGAAGGTACGTTAAGAAAAGCGATGTTTGCTAAAGGTGAGCATCAAGATTTAAATGTGTATTCTATTTTGAAAGTAGAGTTTGAATTATTGTATTAA
- a CDS encoding cupin, which yields MQIFHFTKESGTHITKFNSDFVMSRIVKTEMPAHIGCVHLEAGGVIGYHKAVIPQLLLLVSGEGEVCGEDQVMHKINKGEAVFWIKGEYHETSTNGGLTAIIIESEMLEPASFMTLK from the coding sequence ATGCAAATTTTTCATTTTACCAAAGAATCAGGAACACACATTACTAAATTCAATTCTGATTTTGTAATGTCTAGGATTGTAAAAACGGAGATGCCGGCACATATTGGATGTGTTCATCTAGAAGCTGGAGGAGTCATTGGCTATCATAAAGCTGTGATTCCACAGCTCCTTCTTTTGGTGAGTGGTGAAGGTGAGGTTTGTGGTGAAGATCAAGTAATGCATAAAATCAACAAGGGTGAAGCTGTTTTTTGGATTAAAGGAGAATATCATGAAACATCTACAAATGGTGGTCTTACTGCAATCATTATTGAATCCGAGATGCTAGAACCTGCTTCTTTTATGACACTAAAATAG